The Spirochaetia bacterium 38H-sp genome includes the window TACAGTCTTATACTCATATACAGGACGTCCGTTATTGGAAACAGAACTCACATCCTCATCAAGTAGAACAGCTACAAGAGAATGCGACAAAGAAGTATTTCTAAAAGGAGTTATAAAATACAAAGGTTTCAATGTGGAAGTTACAGTCTCTGTAATAGTAAGATTATTCTGCATAAGAATAGGATCCCTTATTGCCAGCCATTGAGTATCAGAAAGAGAATCCCCCAACCTGCTCATAAAATACCTTGTTAAGGTTGTATCTGTGTTGGATGCCACGGAGAAAAATTGGTCATATATATTTATATTATTGCTGAGCATAAATCTGGAGGAAAAAGAATACTTGGCATAAGAAAGACCCCATTTTATATCATCCGGCTTGCTTATATCTGATGTATCATAGTAATAAATAGAATTCCACACCGGAGTAATTGTATAAGAAGAAGAGAAAGAAAGAGGTCTGTAGTTATCAGAATCCCACATAGAGCTATAAATATCCTGCAGGAAAAGCCAATCCTTAAGCTGGAGGGAATATGGTGCAGTTGTTTCTGTTTCTGATAGACTACCCTCTTTTTCACTATTAACCAAATCTCTATCTGCAGAAATATCTTCATCCCATGGTGCAAAAAGCTCTGAGTTTACATCCGCTGTATCTTTTTGCATCTGAGAAGAAAATGGATATGAAAATATATTACCGGTGATTCCGGAAGAAACAGAAGGAAGGCTAATAGAAACAGGTATAAAAAACATTCTCTCAGGACTTGCAGAATTCACATCAGATCTGCTCTTTGCAGACCAAGAAAAAATATTAGATATTGAAAGATTATTCCACATAAAATAAGGGGATAAATCCGGTAAATTTGCCCAGTTGGCTTTAACTATCCAGTTCATTGTTGTTTCCTCGCTTACAGAAGAAGAGCTGGAGGAAGAGGATGTAGAATCAGACTCAGAAGATGTTGAAGAAGACGAGGAATCAACAGAACTGCTATCCACTCCTAAGAGCTTTTTCCATGATATATCCTCTTTGCGATCAAGGAAATCTATTGCAACAAAAGGATCAGAAAACAGGGAGATATTCCACTCCATATCTGCACCTATGGCATTTAGCTTTGCTGCTGTCTTTATACGATATCTAAAAGGAAGCTCCATAGAAGCAAAATATCCGCTATCAGGATTATCAACTAAACTACCATTCTCAAGAAAATATGGTGTATAGCCAGTACCAGATGAAAATAGAGTTCTGCTCTTTGCAATACCTACAAAAAAAGAAAGAGAAGAAAACGGCTTCAAAGACCCAAGAGACGCATCTACGCCTGTAAAGTATCCAAGCCCCGTATAATAATCAAGCATAATCTTAAGATAATCAGAGGTATTCTCGGGCGGATTTATAACAGGAATTTTATGATAAAAAATCCCATGTCTCTCATATATATAGTTGGCATCGTCACCTGTACTCATAAAAGAAAAAGTATTATCTTGGCTGCTTGTCTTTTTATGACCTATAAAATATGTAGTACTTGTAAAAAATGCCCCTCTTCTGTCGTCAAAGCCAAAAACAGGATTAAACACCATTTCATCCCCGGCATAAAAGAAAAAAGGGATATACAAAACAGGAATAATTCCTACTTTTAGTATGGCATTGCTTATTATCCAGTCAGATCCTCCATACAGCCACAAATTATCCGCTTGTATGCCATAATAAGGCGGATTTCCCTGAGAAGAAGTTATAAAAACATTGCTTGACCTTATAACCTCGTCTTTGTCAACAATATTCCTTCTTGCGGATTTGGCAACCGTTGCAAAAAGCAGCTCCTCATCCCCTGCATTACTTTTCTTATAAGAAGCCCCCTCTATAAAGAGCCCGGAGGTATCCTCTATTCTGATATAAAGCGTATTTCCCTCAAACCTATCCGCTTCCTCTCCTCCTCGCTTCTTTACATACACAACATGGCCGTAAGCTGCCAGAGTATCAGAAG containing:
- a CDS encoding LPS-assembly protein LptD; amino-acid sequence: MRRFILLVLILLVSFYVVAQESGGDSSAVSDQSLAESTVQRDIETSSYFQLVEWCKRLGLADTGTRDTLEARLLSYYGIVPQEKPVSNVENRVIELKKAGYALYSSFSEIDETYVLLKNALLFFEDEQGEHSISADIILYNISSDTLAAYGHVVYVKKRGGEEADRFEGNTLYIRIEDTSGLFIEGASYKKSNAGDEELLFATVAKSARRNIVDKDEVIRSSNVFITSSQGNPPYYGIQADNLWLYGGSDWIISNAILKVGIIPVLYIPFFFYAGDEMVFNPVFGFDDRRGAFFTSTTYFIGHKKTSSQDNTFSFMSTGDDANYIYERHGIFYHKIPVINPPENTSDYLKIMLDYYTGLGYFTGVDASLGSLKPFSSLSFFVGIAKSRTLFSSGTGYTPYFLENGSLVDNPDSGYFASMELPFRYRIKTAAKLNAIGADMEWNISLFSDPFVAIDFLDRKEDISWKKLLGVDSSSVDSSSSSTSSESDSTSSSSSSSSVSEETTMNWIVKANWANLPDLSPYFMWNNLSISNIFSWSAKSRSDVNSASPERMFFIPVSISLPSVSSGITGNIFSYPFSSQMQKDTADVNSELFAPWDEDISADRDLVNSEKEGSLSETETTAPYSLQLKDWLFLQDIYSSMWDSDNYRPLSFSSSYTITPVWNSIYYYDTSDISKPDDIKWGLSYAKYSFSSRFMLSNNINIYDQFFSVASNTDTTLTRYFMSRLGDSLSDTQWLAIRDPILMQNNLTITETVTSTLKPLYFITPFRNTSLSHSLVAVLLDEDVSSVSNNGRPVYEYKTVEWNKTYIKSHKLTASLGLDLLDTSHSFSSSYVLPPLDESLALSLTDTIYAWSQSSTLNYIKDNNDWTFSSFTFNQKINLYDNNIQASQLIKILPLEEDNNSWRLELHTLSLKLYYLTFSSTWQYTYPYTFGGYGIGWIQGTSKDFLFSNFTAKLNLNSDSMYFWKNRMGLRLGASSTYSINPIRVTETKLDFIFTMSFFIREFISLDISSSSLNRAAYRYIPGLPEKVGMSWINPLSDIFSSFNIFDNETREQALFKLQKIDISIVHDLRDWDLSFTYTGLPEIKEENGLLKTVWDSSFSILLSWKAIKEIESKVKYSDNQFSY